A single genomic interval of Zobellia nedashkovskayae harbors:
- a CDS encoding 4a-hydroxytetrahydrobiopterin dehydratase, translating into MKKLSEQEIESQLTKLSGWEYVDGAIETSFEFKDFKDTFSVMTRIAFECEAQSHHPDWSNVYNSLHIRLNTHDAEGITEKDFKLAQSIEEIIDSE; encoded by the coding sequence ATGAAAAAACTATCGGAACAAGAAATAGAAAGCCAACTTACCAAATTAAGTGGTTGGGAATATGTTGATGGTGCCATTGAGACTTCTTTTGAATTCAAAGATTTTAAAGACACATTCTCTGTTATGACCCGCATTGCTTTTGAATGTGAAGCTCAAAGCCATCACCCAGATTGGAGCAACGTCTACAATTCTTTACATATTAGACTTAACACCCACGATGCAGAGGGCATTACTGAAAAAGATTTTAAGCTGGCACAAAGCATAGAAGAGATTATAGATAGTGAATAA
- the thrC gene encoding threonine synthase, with protein sequence MNFYSLNKKAPEVSFKDAVIKGIAPDKGLYFPEKIEPLPKRFFENIEDLTDHEIAFNAIHQFVSKEIPNERLREIIAKVLDFEFPVVEIEENVATLELFHGPTMAFKDVGARFMANCLGYFSEGEKQDVTVLVATSGDTGGAVANGFLDVEGVRVVILYPNGKVSDIQERQLTTLGQNITALKVDGTFDDCQKMVKTAFLDETLLEKMQLTSANSINVARWLPQLFYFLFAYKQAKSKGKEIVFSIPSGNFGNVCAGMVAQRLGMPVKHFIASTNVNDTVPEFMKTEEYKPKPSTATISNAMDVGDPSNFIRIRHLYQDNFEALKENLSSYSFSDAETRETMKKIYGESGYVADPHGAVGYLGLKKYQESHPDVYGIFLETAHPVKFLDVVEETIGKSVAIPEQIKKVMDKEKKSIAIKEYDELKQYLLNR encoded by the coding sequence ATGAATTTTTACAGTCTAAACAAAAAAGCCCCTGAAGTTTCATTTAAAGATGCCGTTATTAAAGGTATTGCGCCTGACAAAGGTCTTTATTTCCCTGAGAAAATAGAACCGTTGCCTAAGCGTTTTTTTGAAAATATTGAAGATTTAACGGACCATGAGATTGCCTTTAACGCAATTCATCAATTCGTATCCAAAGAAATACCGAATGAAAGGCTTCGTGAAATCATTGCCAAAGTACTTGACTTTGAGTTTCCTGTTGTAGAAATCGAAGAAAATGTGGCTACTTTAGAACTTTTTCATGGGCCAACTATGGCTTTTAAAGATGTAGGTGCCCGTTTTATGGCCAACTGTTTGGGTTACTTTTCAGAAGGAGAAAAACAAGATGTAACCGTACTAGTTGCCACTTCTGGAGATACCGGAGGGGCAGTTGCCAATGGATTTTTAGATGTAGAAGGTGTTCGTGTAGTGATTCTATATCCTAACGGTAAAGTTAGCGATATTCAAGAAAGACAATTAACCACTTTAGGTCAGAATATAACCGCTCTTAAAGTTGACGGTACTTTTGACGACTGTCAAAAAATGGTAAAAACTGCATTTTTAGATGAAACCCTTCTGGAAAAAATGCAATTAACTTCGGCCAACTCCATTAACGTGGCGCGTTGGTTACCACAATTATTCTATTTTCTATTCGCCTATAAACAAGCGAAATCAAAAGGAAAAGAAATCGTTTTCTCAATTCCAAGCGGAAACTTTGGAAACGTTTGTGCCGGAATGGTAGCACAGCGTTTAGGCATGCCTGTAAAGCATTTTATAGCTTCTACCAACGTAAACGACACCGTACCCGAGTTTATGAAGACTGAGGAGTATAAGCCAAAACCATCTACAGCAACCATTTCAAATGCTATGGATGTGGGTGATCCAAGTAACTTTATACGGATCAGACATTTGTACCAGGACAATTTTGAGGCACTAAAAGAAAACCTTTCTTCGTATTCCTTTTCAGATGCCGAAACTAGAGAGACCATGAAAAAAATATACGGAGAAAGCGGATATGTTGCGGACCCGCATGGAGCTGTAGGCTATTTAGGGCTCAAAAAATATCAAGAATCGCATCCTGATGTTTATGGTATTTTCTTAGAAACCGCGCATCCTGTAAAATTCTTAGATGTTGTGGAAGAGACCATTGGCAAGTCCGTTGCTATTCCAGAACAAATTAAAAAGGTAATGGACAAGGAAAAGAAATCCATTGCAATAAAAGAATATGACGAACTGAAACAGTATCTCTTAAACAGGTAA
- the thrA gene encoding bifunctional aspartate kinase/homoserine dehydrogenase I translates to MKVLKFGGTSVANASNISLVKNIVANTNTNKTIVVVSAFGGVTDLLLNAAHLASKQSEGYKSILKEIEDRHLETAKALIHVNAQSKVLSKVKSELNTLETLLEGAFLIGEITPRLSDKIVSYGELLSSYIISEYFAQEGLKAGYVDSRELIKTNEVNGKATVNFNLTNANCTNFLDKDKHQVIVMGGFIASSENGNSTTLGRGGSDYTAAIVAAAINAEFLEIWTDVSGMYTANPKLVKQAKAIPHISYEEAMELSHFGAKVLYPPTIQPVLAKGISIVIKNTFEPENAGTLITKNKNEKGKTVRGISHVENIALLSLEGPGMVGIPGTSKRFFEVLSQSEISVVLITQASSEHSICVGIAADDIDKATEVVNAAFEYEIERGKIKPVIAEKDLAIIALVGDNMKSHQGLSGKMFSTLGKNNVNLRVIAQGASERNISAVIKKDDVKKALNALHEEFFEENIKQLNLFVMGVGNVGSKFLNQVYQQKKFLKENLKLNIRVIGMSNSRTMVFEENGISLKNWEEALAGGQKADKVEFMKKVNELNYRNSIFVDNTASEEVSKTYNTYLGNSISVVTCNKIACSSAYENYQELKSLARTYNAPFLFETNVGAGLPIIDTLKHLIASGDKILKIQAVLSGSLNFVFNNFNDKTTFHDIVKQAQQEGYTEPDPKIDLSGVDVMRKILILARESGNQLEITDIANKSFLPQESLDTDNNEDFFATLIKHEDDFQAMYKEANNANSKLKYVAQFEDGKASVGLQAIPKGHDFYNLEGSDNIVLFYTERYPNQPMIIKGAGAGADVTASGIFADIIRIGNF, encoded by the coding sequence ATGAAAGTTTTAAAATTCGGCGGCACTTCTGTTGCCAACGCCTCCAACATATCATTAGTAAAAAATATTGTTGCCAATACAAATACCAATAAGACCATTGTGGTGGTATCAGCTTTTGGTGGAGTCACAGACCTCTTATTGAATGCGGCACATTTGGCTTCAAAACAAAGTGAAGGGTATAAATCAATTTTAAAAGAAATTGAAGACAGACACTTAGAGACTGCCAAGGCACTTATTCACGTCAATGCTCAAAGCAAGGTACTTAGTAAAGTCAAAAGTGAACTCAATACTTTGGAAACACTATTGGAAGGTGCGTTTCTAATTGGCGAAATTACTCCTCGACTTTCCGATAAAATTGTAAGCTATGGCGAACTTTTATCATCATATATCATTAGTGAGTATTTTGCACAAGAAGGCTTGAAAGCCGGATATGTAGATAGCAGAGAGCTCATCAAGACCAATGAAGTTAATGGCAAAGCCACGGTTAATTTTAATTTAACCAACGCTAATTGCACAAATTTTCTTGATAAAGACAAACACCAAGTTATTGTCATGGGAGGTTTTATTGCTTCCTCTGAAAACGGGAACTCCACCACTTTAGGACGTGGAGGTTCTGACTATACAGCGGCTATCGTTGCAGCAGCGATCAATGCTGAATTCCTAGAAATTTGGACAGATGTTAGCGGTATGTATACTGCTAACCCTAAGTTGGTAAAACAGGCTAAAGCAATCCCACACATATCTTATGAAGAAGCCATGGAGCTTTCTCATTTTGGAGCCAAGGTTTTATACCCACCAACCATTCAACCGGTATTGGCTAAGGGTATCTCTATAGTAATAAAAAACACTTTTGAACCTGAAAATGCAGGTACATTAATTACCAAGAACAAAAACGAAAAAGGTAAGACCGTACGCGGTATAAGCCATGTTGAGAATATTGCTCTTTTATCTCTGGAAGGACCGGGAATGGTAGGTATCCCAGGGACTTCAAAACGATTTTTTGAAGTACTTTCCCAATCAGAGATAAGCGTTGTACTTATTACTCAAGCGTCTTCTGAACATTCAATCTGTGTAGGTATTGCTGCCGATGATATTGATAAGGCTACCGAAGTTGTGAACGCCGCTTTTGAATATGAAATTGAACGTGGAAAAATAAAACCTGTAATAGCCGAAAAAGATTTGGCCATTATTGCTCTAGTTGGTGACAATATGAAAAGCCATCAGGGTTTGAGCGGTAAAATGTTCAGCACTTTAGGGAAGAACAATGTAAACCTAAGGGTTATTGCACAGGGAGCATCTGAGCGAAACATTTCTGCAGTCATTAAAAAAGATGATGTCAAGAAGGCTCTTAATGCCCTTCATGAAGAATTTTTTGAGGAAAACATAAAACAGCTGAACTTATTTGTTATGGGTGTTGGTAATGTGGGTTCAAAATTTTTGAATCAAGTTTATCAACAAAAGAAATTTTTAAAGGAAAACCTAAAATTGAATATCCGCGTAATAGGAATGTCCAATTCGCGAACCATGGTTTTTGAAGAGAATGGAATTTCTCTTAAAAACTGGGAAGAAGCTTTAGCCGGTGGTCAAAAAGCCGATAAAGTGGAATTCATGAAAAAGGTGAATGAACTCAATTACCGTAACAGTATTTTTGTTGATAATACGGCTAGTGAAGAGGTTTCAAAAACATACAATACCTATCTAGGAAATAGTATTTCTGTAGTTACTTGTAATAAAATTGCATGTTCTTCCGCCTACGAAAATTACCAAGAATTAAAATCGCTTGCTAGAACTTACAATGCTCCATTTTTATTCGAAACTAATGTGGGTGCAGGATTACCAATTATTGATACATTAAAGCATTTAATTGCTTCTGGTGATAAAATTCTTAAAATTCAAGCGGTACTTTCTGGAAGTTTGAACTTTGTATTTAACAATTTTAATGATAAAACTACTTTTCATGATATTGTAAAACAAGCCCAACAAGAAGGCTATACAGAACCAGACCCTAAGATTGATTTAAGTGGTGTTGATGTAATGCGAAAAATATTGATTTTAGCTAGAGAAAGTGGGAATCAATTAGAGATTACAGATATTGCTAACAAATCTTTCTTACCACAAGAAAGTTTGGATACGGATAATAACGAAGACTTTTTTGCTACGCTCATAAAGCATGAAGATGATTTTCAGGCCATGTATAAAGAAGCTAATAATGCCAACAGCAAGCTAAAATATGTTGCCCAGTTTGAGGACGGAAAAGCAAGCGTAGGTTTACAAGCTATACCAAAAGGTCATGATTTTTACAACTTAGAAGGCAGTGATAATATCGTGTTGTTCTACACAGAGCGTTATCCTAACCAACCTATGATCATAAAAGGAGCAGGTGCAGGTGCAGATGTTACAGCATCAGGTATTTTTGCCGACATCATCAGAATCGGAAATTTCTAA
- a CDS encoding homoserine kinase — translation MKEIKVFCPATIANVSCGFDVLGVALDNVGDTMVVRKTQEKGIRITKLEGQDLPMETLQNVAGVAGLALLEKSDYTGGFEIEIYKKIKAGSGIGSSAASSTGAVWAMNELLDRPFTTLELVKFSMEGEKLASGVAHADNVAPALFGGFTLVRSYDPLDIIPIHTPIELHATVIHPQIEVKTSDSRKILKTNITLADGIKQWGNVGGLIAGLFTEDYDLIGRSLEDHIVEPIRSILIPGFDQVKSEALKAGALGCGISGSGPSIFAFSKGIDTANEVAAAMKEVYKNIGIDYDVHVSKINSEGIKTIQ, via the coding sequence ATGAAGGAAATCAAAGTTTTTTGCCCTGCCACTATAGCAAATGTTTCGTGTGGATTTGACGTCCTAGGTGTCGCCCTTGATAATGTAGGCGATACAATGGTTGTTAGGAAAACCCAAGAAAAAGGTATCCGAATCACCAAACTTGAAGGTCAAGATTTACCTATGGAAACGCTTCAAAATGTTGCAGGCGTAGCAGGTTTGGCTCTTTTAGAAAAAAGCGATTACACAGGTGGATTTGAAATAGAAATCTACAAAAAGATTAAAGCCGGTAGCGGAATTGGAAGCAGTGCCGCAAGTTCTACTGGTGCCGTTTGGGCCATGAATGAACTTTTAGACAGACCGTTTACCACGCTTGAGCTCGTTAAATTTTCTATGGAAGGAGAAAAACTGGCAAGCGGAGTAGCTCATGCAGATAATGTAGCTCCTGCCCTATTTGGTGGTTTTACATTAGTACGTAGTTATGACCCACTGGATATTATTCCAATTCATACGCCAATAGAATTACACGCAACTGTAATTCATCCACAGATAGAAGTTAAAACATCAGATTCAAGGAAGATACTTAAAACCAATATTACCTTGGCGGACGGTATTAAACAATGGGGCAATGTTGGCGGACTCATAGCTGGTCTGTTTACTGAAGATTATGACCTCATAGGCCGTTCATTGGAAGATCACATTGTAGAACCTATACGTTCCATACTTATACCTGGTTTTGATCAAGTAAAAAGTGAAGCCCTAAAGGCTGGTGCCTTAGGTTGTGGTATCTCAGGCTCGGGTCCATCTATATTTGCGTTCAGCAAAGGGATAGATACCGCAAATGAAGTTGCCGCAGCAATGAAAGAAGTATACAAAAACATCGGTATTGATTATGATGTTCATGTATCTAAAATTAATAGTGAAGGAATTAAGACCATACAGTAA
- the gcvT gene encoding glycine cleavage system aminomethyltransferase GcvT, with the protein MKNTALTQTHIALGAKMVPFAGYNMPVSYEGINVEHETVRNGVGVFDVSHMGEFLIEGPKALELIQKVSSNDASKLTIGKAQYSCLPNETGGIVDDLLVYRIKEETYLLVVNASNIDKDWSHISKYNEEIGATMRNISDGFSLLAIQGPKAVEAMQALTSVDLSSIKFYNFVVADFAGLGNVIISATGYTGSGGFEIYCKNSEVQQVWDNIFEVGAAYGIKPIGLAARDTLRLEMGYCLYGNDIDDTTSPFEAGLGWITKFTKDFVNSESLAKIKAHDPERKLIGFELEERGIPRHGYDIVDGQGKTIGIVTSGTMSPSLEKGIGLGYVPQVFSKVGSKIHIQVRKKAIPATVVKLPFYKA; encoded by the coding sequence ATGAAAAATACTGCATTAACCCAGACCCATATAGCTTTAGGAGCTAAAATGGTGCCCTTTGCAGGGTATAACATGCCTGTTTCTTATGAAGGTATAAATGTAGAACATGAAACAGTTCGTAATGGTGTAGGCGTTTTTGACGTTTCGCACATGGGAGAATTTTTAATTGAAGGACCAAAAGCCTTAGAGCTAATTCAAAAAGTATCTTCCAATGATGCTTCTAAACTAACCATTGGTAAAGCCCAATATAGCTGTCTTCCTAATGAAACAGGTGGTATTGTTGATGACCTTCTTGTATATCGCATTAAAGAAGAAACCTATCTTTTGGTAGTAAACGCTTCCAATATTGATAAAGATTGGTCGCATATATCAAAATACAATGAAGAGATAGGCGCAACTATGCGTAATATTTCAGATGGATTCTCGCTCTTAGCTATTCAAGGTCCTAAAGCTGTTGAAGCAATGCAAGCCTTAACTTCGGTTGATTTATCCAGCATTAAATTTTATAATTTTGTTGTTGCTGATTTTGCTGGATTAGGAAATGTAATCATATCTGCCACGGGATATACTGGTTCTGGTGGATTTGAAATCTATTGTAAAAACAGTGAAGTTCAACAAGTATGGGACAATATTTTTGAAGTTGGCGCCGCTTACGGCATTAAACCAATTGGCCTTGCTGCTCGTGACACCCTACGTCTTGAAATGGGCTATTGTCTTTATGGAAACGATATTGATGACACTACATCTCCCTTTGAAGCTGGTTTAGGATGGATTACAAAATTCACTAAAGATTTTGTGAACAGTGAATCCTTAGCTAAAATAAAAGCACATGATCCAGAACGTAAACTTATTGGTTTTGAGCTAGAGGAAAGAGGCATACCAAGACATGGTTATGACATTGTGGACGGCCAAGGAAAAACTATTGGTATTGTAACCTCGGGAACTATGTCTCCTTCACTAGAAAAAGGAATTGGATTAGGTTACGTTCCTCAAGTTTTTTCTAAAGTTGGTTCTAAAATACACATTCAAGTTCGTAAAAAAGCTATACCCGCAACGGTGGTAAAGCTTCCATTCTACAAAGCATAA
- a CDS encoding glutaminase, translated as MVNYQTIIDNIVANSKETTNRGVVASYIPELANISLHKFGIHILDANQKSYSSGEALEGFSIQSISKVLALAFSFGLVGDELWKRVDVEPSGDPFNHLSLLELENGIPRNPFINAGAIVIADILVSHLKNPKEEFLSFVQELTNDSSIRYNEKVALSEKNTGFKNYAAANLLKSYGNLNNDVESVLDMYFHQCSLEMNCKQLTDAFYIFMNHGKCQRGKSYLNINQVKRINALMLTCGFYDEAGEFAFEVGLPGKSGVGGGIVALLPNVYCVATWSPGLNPKGNSKLGMAALEELTTKTGHSIF; from the coding sequence ATGGTAAATTATCAAACCATAATAGACAACATTGTTGCGAACTCCAAAGAAACAACAAACAGAGGTGTTGTAGCTTCGTATATTCCAGAACTAGCTAATATTAGCTTACATAAGTTTGGTATTCATATTCTAGATGCAAACCAGAAAAGCTATAGTTCCGGAGAAGCATTGGAAGGCTTTTCTATTCAAAGTATCTCTAAAGTACTAGCACTTGCTTTCTCTTTTGGCTTGGTAGGAGATGAATTATGGAAAAGAGTTGATGTTGAGCCTTCTGGCGACCCGTTCAACCACCTGTCTCTTTTAGAACTAGAAAATGGCATTCCTAGAAACCCTTTTATAAATGCAGGAGCTATAGTAATTGCAGATATTCTGGTATCTCACCTAAAAAATCCAAAAGAAGAATTTTTGAGTTTTGTTCAAGAACTAACAAATGACTCCTCTATTCGCTATAATGAAAAAGTAGCGTTGTCCGAAAAAAATACAGGATTTAAAAACTATGCCGCGGCCAATTTGTTGAAATCCTATGGTAATCTCAATAATGATGTCGAATCTGTACTTGATATGTATTTTCATCAATGTTCATTGGAAATGAATTGTAAACAATTGACAGATGCCTTTTATATTTTCATGAATCACGGTAAATGTCAAAGAGGAAAAAGTTACCTTAACATAAACCAGGTAAAACGTATAAATGCATTAATGTTAACTTGTGGTTTTTATGACGAAGCTGGAGAGTTTGCATTTGAAGTTGGTCTTCCCGGAAAAAGTGGCGTTGGTGGCGGAATAGTAGCTTTGCTACCTAATGTATATTGTGTAGCTACCTGGTCTCCTGGTTTAAACCCAAAAGGAAACTCTAAATTAGGAATGGCTGCATTAGAAGAATTAACAACCAAAACAGGACACTCAATTTTTTAA
- a CDS encoding aminopeptidase P family protein produces the protein MVRLLYLLVALLQAPLTGIAQDEPTDFLSADFHKGRREAVRELMSANSVAVFFANAVRNRANDVDYVYHQDPNFYYLTGYNEPNAVLLIFSENQEVAGVSNDEILYVQERDPRAEQWNGKRLGIEGVKSKLGFATAFNGSAFKDIPVNFEQFDKVLFFDFENDFRDSSDEADLFDLIQTFKTKAKYPADFDSSKDRFYSMITSTDVENSANVAQVLGRYLSRDEKLQEDELINGFVNAEDDKLRSEIKEKVTLKLEANNLNSSMLNEIMATLRETKSAEEMVLLKKAIEISAVGQVEVMKAMHPNMSETEIQGVHEYVYKKYGAEYEGYPSIVGGGNNGCILHYIENNKPKVGEELILMDLGAEYHGYTADVTRTIPANGKFSKEQKQIYDIVYDAQEAGIKASILGAPFQAPGEVASKVVTAGLMELGIITKEEDARIYFPHGTSHYLGLDVHDKGTYQPFKENTVITVEPGIYIPEGSDCDKKWWGIAVRIEDDILITKEGPVNLSAMAPRKAEEIEKIMKQPSPLDKFELPTLK, from the coding sequence ATGGTGAGACTTCTTTATTTATTGGTGGCGTTATTGCAGGCGCCTTTGACAGGCATTGCGCAAGATGAACCGACGGATTTTCTTTCGGCTGATTTTCATAAAGGTAGGAGAGAGGCAGTGAGGGAATTGATGTCCGCTAATAGTGTGGCCGTATTTTTTGCAAATGCGGTTCGCAATCGTGCAAATGACGTAGATTATGTCTATCATCAAGACCCTAATTTTTATTACCTAACGGGCTACAACGAACCTAATGCAGTTTTGCTCATTTTTTCTGAGAACCAAGAAGTTGCTGGGGTTAGTAATGATGAAATATTATATGTGCAAGAACGGGACCCAAGAGCGGAGCAATGGAACGGAAAACGATTGGGTATAGAAGGGGTAAAGAGTAAATTGGGTTTCGCAACAGCTTTTAACGGAAGTGCGTTTAAGGATATACCAGTAAATTTTGAACAGTTTGATAAGGTGTTGTTTTTTGACTTTGAGAATGATTTTCGTGATTCAAGTGATGAGGCTGATTTGTTCGATTTAATACAAACATTTAAAACGAAAGCAAAATACCCGGCTGATTTTGATAGCTCAAAGGATAGATTCTATTCTATGATTACGTCTACGGATGTTGAGAACAGCGCAAATGTAGCGCAGGTTTTAGGACGTTATCTTAGTAGGGATGAAAAGCTGCAAGAAGATGAACTCATAAACGGTTTTGTAAATGCTGAGGACGACAAATTAAGAAGTGAAATAAAAGAGAAAGTAACATTAAAATTGGAGGCAAATAATTTGAATTCTTCTATGCTTAACGAAATTATGGCCACGCTGCGGGAAACCAAATCAGCCGAAGAAATGGTGCTTTTAAAAAAAGCTATTGAAATTTCTGCGGTAGGCCAAGTTGAGGTAATGAAAGCTATGCACCCAAATATGTCGGAAACGGAAATTCAAGGTGTACATGAATATGTGTATAAAAAGTATGGAGCAGAATATGAAGGATACCCTTCTATTGTAGGCGGAGGGAACAACGGATGTATTTTACACTATATTGAAAACAACAAACCTAAAGTAGGTGAAGAGTTGATTTTAATGGATTTAGGTGCTGAATATCATGGATACACTGCAGATGTTACAAGAACGATACCGGCAAACGGAAAGTTTTCAAAAGAACAAAAACAGATATACGATATTGTATACGATGCACAGGAAGCGGGAATTAAAGCTAGTATTCTTGGTGCTCCGTTTCAAGCTCCAGGTGAAGTGGCCAGTAAAGTAGTTACTGCAGGTCTAATGGAATTGGGAATTATAACTAAAGAGGAAGATGCGCGGATATACTTTCCGCATGGTACTTCACATTACTTAGGCCTAGATGTTCATGATAAAGGTACGTATCAGCCTTTTAAAGAGAATACGGTAATTACTGTTGAGCCCGGTATTTATATTCCTGAAGGGAGTGATTGTGATAAGAAATGGTGGGGTATTGCGGTGCGAATAGAGGATGATATTCTGATAACAAAAGAAGGACCGGTAAATTTATCGGCAATGGCACCAAGAAAAGCCGAGGAAATAGAAAAAATAATGAAGCAACCAAGTCCGTTGGATAAGTTTGAACTTCCGACATTGAAGTAA
- a CDS encoding sugar nucleotide-binding protein, giving the protein MDIKKILILGGSGFLGNAIYKELCNYFDTYGTYNSARRSFEDNKQFFKYDMEEDDVHEILEKVRPNVIVSAVRGNFAAQILAHQHIVEYLKENDCRLYFLSSANVFDAYRKYPSYEHDKTLSESVYGRLKIKIENMLLRLPQDKMGILRIPMVFGNSSPRIKDIKNYIWDNAPVEVFPNLVLNVTNDDKLTQQIHYLINRDKTGIFHLGSKDLVHHEDFIKEVVERIGEFSPIYKRIFTTNDERYLAVLPKDNKLPKNLQYGYQDIIEHHVIR; this is encoded by the coding sequence TTGGATATAAAAAAAATTTTAATACTTGGGGGAAGTGGCTTTTTAGGTAACGCTATTTATAAGGAACTATGTAACTATTTTGACACTTATGGAACCTATAATTCAGCTAGGCGGTCGTTTGAAGACAATAAGCAATTCTTCAAATACGATATGGAGGAAGATGATGTACATGAAATATTAGAAAAAGTCCGGCCTAATGTAATCGTTTCTGCCGTTAGGGGTAATTTCGCAGCTCAAATATTGGCTCATCAACATATTGTTGAATATTTAAAAGAGAACGATTGTAGACTATACTTTCTTTCTTCTGCCAACGTCTTTGATGCCTACAGAAAATACCCATCTTACGAGCACGACAAAACACTTTCCGAGAGTGTTTATGGAAGGTTAAAGATTAAAATCGAAAATATGCTGCTTAGGCTGCCGCAAGATAAAATGGGAATCTTACGTATTCCAATGGTTTTTGGAAATAGCTCTCCGCGGATAAAAGATATTAAAAATTACATTTGGGATAATGCCCCTGTTGAAGTTTTTCCTAATCTGGTTTTGAATGTTACCAATGATGACAAACTAACCCAACAAATCCACTATCTCATTAACAGAGACAAGACAGGAATCTTTCATTTGGGTAGCAAAGATCTTGTGCACCATGAAGATTTCATAAAAGAAGTAGTAGAACGCATTGGAGAATTTAGTCCTATTTACAAACGGATATTTACAACTAACGACGAGAGATATCTTGCCGTTCTACCGAAAGACAATAAATTGCCAAAAAATTTACAATACGGATATCAAGATATTATTGAACATCATGTAATACGTTAA